One Micromonospora sp. WMMD812 genomic window carries:
- the hemE gene encoding uroporphyrinogen decarboxylase: protein MAAMTTDSTGTAARDGAPAPALAGPGDSPFVRACRRQAGPHTPVWFMRQAGRSLPEYREIRANVAMLESCRRPDLVTEITLQPVRRHGVDAAILFSDIVVPVAAAGVDLDIVPGTGPVVAEPVRTAEDVERIRPISRDDVPYVDEAVRQLVTELGDTPLIGFAGAPFTLASYLVEGGPSRTHAKTKALMYGDPELWHALCARLAEITLAFLRVQVAAGVSAVQLFDSWAGALSLADYRRYVLPHSTTVLAGLADAGVPRIHFGVGTAELLGAMGEAGADVVGVDWRTPLDVATRRIGPDKAVQGNLDPAVLLADWPVVEAEVRRVLAEGRAAPGHVFNLGHGVLPETDPDVLTRVVALVHELTAGPDDRG from the coding sequence ATGGCCGCGATGACCACGGACAGCACGGGCACCGCAGCCCGAGACGGAGCCCCCGCCCCCGCCCTCGCCGGACCGGGCGACTCGCCCTTCGTCCGCGCCTGCCGACGTCAGGCCGGCCCGCACACCCCGGTCTGGTTCATGCGCCAGGCCGGTCGCTCGCTGCCGGAATACCGGGAGATCCGGGCGAACGTGGCGATGCTGGAGTCCTGCCGCCGGCCCGACCTGGTCACCGAGATCACCCTCCAGCCGGTACGCCGGCACGGCGTGGACGCCGCGATCCTGTTCAGCGACATCGTGGTGCCGGTCGCCGCCGCCGGAGTGGACCTGGACATCGTGCCGGGCACCGGACCGGTGGTGGCCGAGCCGGTGCGCACCGCCGAGGACGTCGAGCGGATCCGCCCGATCAGCCGTGACGACGTCCCGTACGTGGACGAGGCCGTCCGTCAGCTCGTCACCGAGCTGGGCGACACCCCGCTGATCGGCTTCGCCGGCGCGCCGTTCACCCTGGCCAGCTACCTGGTCGAGGGTGGCCCGTCGCGCACCCACGCGAAGACCAAGGCGCTGATGTACGGCGACCCGGAGCTGTGGCACGCGCTCTGCGCCCGGCTGGCCGAGATCACGCTGGCGTTCCTGCGCGTTCAGGTGGCGGCCGGGGTCTCCGCGGTGCAGCTCTTCGACTCGTGGGCCGGCGCGCTGTCGCTGGCCGACTACCGCCGCTACGTGTTGCCGCACTCGACGACGGTGCTGGCCGGGCTCGCCGACGCCGGGGTGCCGCGCATCCACTTCGGCGTGGGCACCGCCGAGCTGCTCGGCGCGATGGGCGAGGCCGGCGCTGACGTGGTCGGCGTCGACTGGCGGACGCCGCTGGACGTCGCCACCCGCCGGATCGGCCCGGACAAGGCCGTGCAGGGCAACCTCGACCCGGCCGTGCTGCTCGCCGACTGGCCGGTGGTCGAGGCCGAGGTGCGCCGGGTGCTGGCGGAGGGGCGGGCCGCTCCGGGGCACGTGTTCAACCTCGGGCACGGTGTGCTCCCGGAGACCGACCCGGACGTGCTGACCCGGGTGGTCGCGCTCGTGCACGAGCTGACCGCCGGTCCGGACGACCGGGGCTGA
- a CDS encoding DUF3000 domain-containing protein — protein sequence MAPPIALPETFARAVAGLRSAAPRAEIVLEEVGAPQRLAPYAFALSASVQRDGDEVTTGRLILLHDPAGHEVWQGTLRLVTYVTAELEVDLAADPLLPGVGWTWLTDALDAQGAGHRAVGGTVTQTMSTRFGDLAGPPAVGDIEIRASWTPVDDDLAPHLLAWCALLASTAGLPPPGVTALPERRPAGAA from the coding sequence ATGGCCCCCCCGATCGCGCTTCCGGAGACGTTCGCCCGCGCGGTCGCCGGGCTCCGATCCGCGGCGCCCCGGGCGGAGATCGTGCTCGAGGAGGTCGGCGCGCCGCAGCGGCTCGCCCCGTACGCCTTCGCGCTCTCCGCCAGCGTGCAGCGCGACGGCGACGAGGTGACCACCGGGCGGCTGATCCTGCTGCACGACCCGGCCGGGCACGAGGTGTGGCAGGGCACGCTGCGGCTGGTCACGTACGTGACCGCCGAGCTGGAGGTCGATCTGGCCGCCGACCCGCTGCTGCCCGGGGTGGGCTGGACCTGGCTGACCGACGCGCTGGACGCCCAGGGCGCCGGTCATCGGGCCGTCGGCGGGACGGTCACCCAGACCATGTCGACCCGGTTCGGTGACCTGGCCGGCCCACCGGCCGTCGGGGACATCGAGATCCGCGCCTCGTGGACGCCGGTCGACGACGACCTGGCACCGCACCTGCTGGCCTGGTGCGCGCTGCTGGCGTCGACGGCCGGGCTGCCGCCGCCCGGGGTGACCGCGCTGCCGGAGCGTCGCCCCGCCGGCGCGGCCTGA